The following coding sequences lie in one Neorhodopirellula lusitana genomic window:
- the atpH gene encoding ATP synthase F1 subunit delta, whose protein sequence is MSDPAPQSTVLDVGAEQLGKIYARALLGATEAEGSTDQVLDQLNQLCDQGLANSEPLRLAFASPRVDAAEKGRVIDQLMGDAHPTLVHFLKVLANRDRLGYVNAVRNSATLLHDEMTGRLLAEVKTAVPMNDDLRNQVINQLAQRFGKYVRLHEVIDESVIGGIVVRVGDTVFDSSVASRLDKVGKAAAAGFARQLLQKSEQFSS, encoded by the coding sequence GTGTCAGATCCCGCTCCTCAATCCACCGTGCTCGATGTCGGTGCCGAACAACTCGGTAAGATATACGCTCGAGCGCTCCTGGGTGCGACCGAAGCGGAAGGTTCCACCGATCAAGTTCTGGATCAGCTCAACCAGTTGTGCGACCAGGGTTTGGCCAACAGCGAACCCCTTCGTCTGGCGTTCGCAAGTCCTCGAGTGGACGCCGCCGAGAAAGGTCGAGTGATCGATCAACTGATGGGCGATGCTCATCCGACCTTGGTGCACTTCTTGAAGGTGTTGGCCAACCGAGATCGTCTTGGTTACGTCAATGCCGTTCGCAATTCCGCGACCTTGTTGCACGACGAAATGACAGGCCGACTTTTGGCCGAAGTCAAAACCGCTGTGCCAATGAACGACGATTTGCGTAATCAAGTGATCAACCAACTGGCTCAACGCTTTGGCAAGTACGTTCGCTTGCACGAAGTCATCGACGAGTCCGTGATCGGCGGCATTGTGGTGCGAGTGGGCGATACCGTCTTCGACTCGTCCGTCGCCAGTCGCCTGGACAAGGTCGGGAAAGCAGCTGCCGCTGGATTTGCTCGGCAGTTGTTGCAAAAGTCTGAGCAGTTCAGCAGCTAA
- the bshB1 gene encoding bacillithiol biosynthesis deacetylase BshB1, giving the protein MNVLPATPFPNPDDVEPLDFLVIAPHPDDAELGMGGTIMRMIDQGMRVGVLDLTSGEPTPYGSMETRVKETAAATAVMKLTWRGNAGLVNRALENTLEARERIASYVRCLRPRWLFTPYFHDAHPDHIAATSLTEAARFHAKLSKTDMPGPRHHPERLYYYFCIHLRLAVQPTWIVDISEQWDRKMDAVKAYESQMITGRPTEPPTVLDRVRDEGANWGRLINRNYGEPFATKEPLAMNSLRDLI; this is encoded by the coding sequence ATGAACGTACTGCCTGCTACTCCGTTTCCCAACCCCGACGACGTTGAACCGCTCGATTTCTTGGTGATTGCACCTCATCCCGACGACGCGGAACTCGGAATGGGCGGCACGATCATGCGAATGATTGACCAAGGCATGCGAGTCGGCGTATTGGACTTAACCAGTGGCGAACCAACGCCGTACGGAAGCATGGAAACGCGGGTGAAGGAGACCGCGGCGGCAACTGCGGTGATGAAGCTGACATGGCGAGGCAACGCGGGTCTGGTCAATCGAGCTCTGGAGAATACGCTGGAAGCCCGCGAGCGGATCGCGTCCTACGTTCGCTGCCTGCGACCGCGTTGGTTGTTCACGCCCTACTTCCATGATGCTCACCCCGATCACATCGCAGCTACATCGCTCACCGAGGCTGCGAGATTCCACGCCAAGCTATCCAAGACGGATATGCCGGGACCACGCCATCATCCCGAACGACTGTATTACTACTTTTGCATCCACCTTCGGCTTGCGGTTCAGCCGACTTGGATCGTCGATATCTCTGAACAGTGGGATCGCAAGATGGACGCCGTCAAAGCGTACGAGAGTCAAATGATCACGGGGCGTCCTACGGAACCGCCCACAGTGCTCGATCGCGTTCGTGACGAGGGCGCGAACTGGGGTCGCTTGATCAATCGCAACTACGGCGAACCGTTCGCGACGAAAGAGCCGCTGGCGATGAACAGTCTCAGGGACCTCATCTAG
- the atpE gene encoding ATP synthase F0 subunit C: MLEMAMMLAQAVSNDFGRMGLGIGIGLIIVGAALGIGRIGGSAVEAMSRQPEAGGRIQTAMIIAAALIEGATVIALVFILLCRG, translated from the coding sequence ATGTTGGAAATGGCAATGATGTTGGCCCAGGCAGTCTCAAACGACTTCGGCCGCATGGGTCTCGGTATCGGTATTGGTTTGATCATCGTTGGTGCCGCTCTCGGTATCGGTCGCATCGGCGGCAGTGCTGTTGAAGCGATGTCACGTCAACCCGAAGCCGGCGGACGCATTCAAACCGCGATGATTATCGCAGCTGCTCTGATCGAAGGTGCAACTGTTATCGCACTCGTGTTCATCCTGCTTTGCCGCGGTTAA
- the atpC gene encoding ATP synthase F1 subunit epsilon, which yields MSIRCVVVTPERTELDREAEFIALPMFDGELGVQHGRAPMIGRLGYGVLRLQTTAGPERYFVDGGFAQVEQDVVSVLTARTIPVDMLDTDEANKALAEALEMPSDTPELAQIKDTALLRARGQLRASR from the coding sequence ATGTCGATTCGATGTGTTGTCGTTACTCCGGAGCGAACCGAACTGGATCGCGAAGCGGAATTTATCGCGCTGCCGATGTTCGATGGTGAGCTTGGCGTGCAACACGGTCGCGCTCCCATGATCGGGCGTTTGGGCTATGGCGTTTTGCGTTTGCAAACCACCGCCGGTCCTGAGCGTTACTTCGTCGATGGCGGGTTTGCCCAGGTCGAACAGGACGTTGTCAGCGTGCTGACGGCGCGGACGATCCCAGTCGACATGCTCGACACCGATGAAGCCAACAAGGCACTCGCCGAGGCACTTGAAATGCCCAGCGACACGCCGGAATTGGCTCAAATCAAGGACACTGCATTGTTGCGAGCACGCGGTCAATTGCGGGCTTCGCGTTAG
- a CDS encoding TIGR04283 family arsenosugar biosynthesis glycosyltransferase has protein sequence MRTLSIIIPTYNEAAKIESAIMDGLRQGAMEVIVSDGGSRDETRAIVERLQTQHPTVLLINQAHGRGRQLAAGARHASGDVLLFLHADNRLDANASEQLAARNWPTWGGFEQRIDARGLRYRLLEWGNTARVKWTSRVFGDQAMFVDRYAYQQVGGFDEVDLMEDVLLSKKLKRIERAAVLPGKVIVDARRWHARGVVRQTLRNWFIQVAFALGVSTQTLRRWYR, from the coding sequence TTGCGGACACTCTCCATTATCATTCCGACCTACAACGAGGCCGCGAAGATAGAATCTGCGATCATGGACGGTCTTCGTCAAGGCGCGATGGAAGTGATTGTTTCGGACGGGGGCAGCCGTGACGAGACACGGGCCATTGTAGAACGCTTGCAAACTCAACATCCCACTGTCTTGTTGATCAACCAAGCTCATGGTCGAGGCAGGCAACTGGCTGCAGGTGCACGACACGCTTCCGGTGACGTGTTGCTATTCCTACATGCGGACAATCGTTTAGATGCGAATGCCAGCGAACAGCTGGCCGCTAGAAACTGGCCCACCTGGGGTGGCTTCGAACAGCGGATAGACGCCCGCGGACTCCGGTATCGGTTGCTGGAGTGGGGCAACACTGCTCGCGTGAAGTGGACGTCCCGCGTTTTCGGCGATCAAGCGATGTTTGTCGATCGATACGCTTACCAGCAAGTCGGCGGCTTCGACGAGGTAGACCTGATGGAAGACGTCCTGCTATCTAAAAAGCTGAAACGAATTGAACGTGCCGCCGTGCTGCCTGGGAAAGTCATCGTCGATGCCCGCCGCTGGCACGCTCGCGGAGTCGTCCGACAAACGCTTCGCAACTGGTTCATCCAGGTTGCCTTTGCACTCGGCGTTTCCACGCAAACACTTCGCCGCTGGTATCGATAA
- the atpG gene encoding ATP synthase F1 subunit gamma, with the protein MANARALDKRRKSIRNIRKITRTMELIATARYKKAMDRAAAATAYTDQITKIVGRLAAAGTDVQHPLLEQREQTSSARVLVLSSNRGLCGGYNASILRTALPQIKQLKEEIPNVAVDVSGKRGINGMKFRGVPIEAGFLQFEDQPAYDEVEKIAEGYLAQYLTGEIDRLDVIYTRFISTSNQVATIETLLPLGSLADDSDETGAGSDESNSEYEFLPSAESILEEVVPTSFKVKLFKCFLDAAVSEQVARMIAMKGATESAGDMIKQLSMTYNRARQSQITGEIMEIIGGVEALEG; encoded by the coding sequence ATGGCCAACGCACGCGCCCTCGATAAACGACGCAAGTCGATTCGCAACATTCGCAAAATCACGCGAACGATGGAATTGATTGCGACCGCTCGCTACAAAAAGGCGATGGACCGCGCCGCGGCAGCCACCGCCTACACGGACCAAATCACCAAGATTGTCGGACGTCTGGCTGCAGCTGGCACGGACGTTCAACACCCGTTGCTTGAACAACGCGAACAAACGAGCTCAGCTCGCGTCCTCGTGCTTTCCAGCAACCGTGGTTTGTGCGGAGGCTACAACGCCTCGATCCTGCGAACAGCTTTGCCACAAATTAAGCAACTCAAGGAAGAAATACCAAACGTTGCCGTCGACGTCAGCGGTAAACGCGGTATCAACGGAATGAAGTTCCGAGGCGTCCCGATCGAAGCTGGCTTCCTTCAGTTTGAAGACCAACCGGCCTACGACGAAGTTGAGAAGATTGCCGAAGGTTATCTGGCCCAGTACCTCACTGGCGAGATCGACCGTTTGGATGTGATCTACACCCGCTTCATCAGCACCTCGAATCAAGTCGCAACGATTGAAACGTTGTTGCCGCTCGGTTCACTGGCTGACGACTCAGACGAAACGGGAGCCGGTTCGGATGAAAGTAATTCGGAATACGAGTTCCTGCCATCAGCAGAGTCGATTTTGGAAGAGGTCGTGCCGACCAGTTTCAAAGTCAAATTGTTTAAGTGTTTCCTAGACGCGGCTGTTAGTGAGCAGGTTGCTCGAATGATCGCGATGAAGGGAGCCACCGAAAGTGCTGGCGACATGATCAAACAGCTTTCGATGACCTACAACCGTGCCCGCCAAAGCCAAATTACTGGCGAGATCATGGAGATCATCGGCGGCGTCGAAGCACTGGAAGGTTAA
- the atpA gene encoding F0F1 ATP synthase subunit alpha: MKFNSDEIASVLQAEIEQFDNKIDVREVGTVLEVGDGIARVYGLSGVMAGEMVEFPNGAIGLAFNLEENSVGVIILGDYLTIQEGDEVKALGTLLSVPAGDAVVGRVLDPLGNPLDGKGPVQTDITRPVEIIATGVAERKPVTEPLQTGIKAIDAMTPIGRGQRELIIGDRKTGKTAIAIDAILNQKGQGVKCFYIAIGQKDSAVASVVDVLERHGAMEYTTVIAAGASAPAPLQYIAPYAGTAMAEHFMFNGGHALIAYDDLSKQAVAYRQMSLLMRRPPGREAYPGDVFYCHSRLLERSSKLSDELGGGSITSLPIIETLEGEVSAYIPTNVISITDGQIYVQPDLFFSGVRPAMNPGISVSRVGGAAQTKAMKKVSGGLRLQLAAFRALEAFAQLGTDLDPATQAELDRGYRMVELLKQPQYQPLSVAEQVISIYAGTNGYLDDVPVKQVQAFEKDMLQFFNDKHSSLVNDMTAKPELSDENVERIVSAIKEFKSSYKPAATV, from the coding sequence GTGAAATTCAACAGCGACGAGATCGCATCGGTCCTTCAAGCCGAAATCGAACAGTTCGATAACAAGATTGACGTCCGCGAAGTCGGTACAGTCTTGGAAGTCGGTGACGGAATCGCTCGAGTCTATGGACTGTCGGGCGTGATGGCCGGTGAAATGGTCGAATTCCCTAACGGTGCAATTGGGCTGGCCTTCAACCTGGAAGAGAACAGCGTCGGTGTCATCATCCTGGGTGACTACCTGACGATCCAAGAAGGCGACGAAGTCAAGGCTCTCGGCACATTGCTTTCGGTTCCCGCCGGCGATGCTGTTGTCGGTCGCGTGCTTGACCCTTTGGGCAACCCACTGGACGGAAAAGGTCCTGTTCAGACCGATATTACACGTCCTGTCGAAATCATCGCGACCGGCGTTGCAGAACGAAAGCCAGTTACTGAGCCGCTTCAAACGGGGATCAAGGCCATTGATGCGATGACGCCAATCGGTCGCGGTCAACGCGAACTGATCATTGGTGACCGTAAAACGGGTAAGACCGCCATCGCCATTGACGCGATCCTGAACCAAAAGGGTCAGGGCGTGAAGTGCTTCTATATCGCGATCGGCCAGAAGGATTCCGCTGTCGCCAGCGTTGTCGATGTTCTGGAACGTCACGGTGCGATGGAATACACCACTGTCATCGCGGCCGGTGCTTCCGCTCCTGCTCCACTGCAATACATCGCTCCCTACGCCGGCACGGCCATGGCAGAGCACTTCATGTTCAACGGCGGTCACGCCCTGATCGCTTATGACGATTTGTCAAAGCAAGCAGTTGCGTACCGTCAAATGTCGTTGCTGATGCGTCGTCCACCAGGACGCGAAGCTTATCCTGGCGACGTTTTCTACTGTCACAGTCGTCTGCTTGAGCGTTCGTCTAAGCTTTCCGATGAGCTCGGTGGTGGTAGTATCACCAGCCTGCCGATTATCGAAACGCTCGAAGGCGAAGTTTCGGCCTACATCCCTACCAACGTGATTTCGATTACCGACGGTCAGATCTACGTTCAACCTGACCTGTTCTTCTCGGGTGTTCGCCCGGCGATGAACCCTGGTATCAGTGTTTCTCGCGTGGGTGGTGCTGCTCAAACCAAGGCGATGAAGAAGGTATCGGGCGGTTTGCGTCTGCAACTTGCTGCGTTCCGTGCTTTGGAAGCGTTCGCTCAACTTGGAACGGACCTGGACCCTGCGACCCAGGCCGAACTTGATCGCGGTTATCGCATGGTTGAGTTGCTCAAGCAGCCTCAATACCAGCCGCTATCGGTTGCCGAACAGGTAATCTCGATCTACGCCGGTACCAACGGTTACTTGGATGACGTGCCTGTGAAGCAGGTTCAAGCGTTCGAGAAGGACATGCTACAGTTCTTCAATGACAAGCATTCCTCGCTGGTCAACGACATGACTGCCAAGCCAGAATTGTCCGACGAGAACGTCGAACGGATCGTCTCGGCGATTAAGGAATTCAAGTCGAGCTACAAGCCCGCCGCAACGGTTTAA
- a CDS encoding DUF1570 domain-containing protein, which produces MANAQRFNPLGGVDRFIRESQEHAEEMRQRMEQMRGSLRPPSGVPGFPSGASRPGVPGGSFPGLSGDPSLSAQDQGPAFPLGSIKYPNGTNVLVRNEAGESVTARQHVTIGNTELVIMPSGEIRELSSEGTRPTSESFTPWSMDEVERDLLKNPKLKGFKTKRSRRFLYVYNTSELFIDSTRTILESMYPAVRKYFRRSGIDTHEPEFPLVIIAFATDDQFQEYRRMPQGVVAYYDSLANSVMLYEESDLSLHAPEIAVKNAISTIAHEGAHQILHNIGVQQRLSRWPMWLSEGLAEFYAPTSLQRGVRWSGMGSTNQLRMMEIDRDWNGGKALGAGRVLKRVVAADQLDSLDYAYSWSLIHLLSKRHQKELFACVRQCSELRPFDGLDSEPGKLPSSSEVFEKHFGDEYHEIEKELRRHLTSLDYVDPVKSQTHYLVVAGGQVILTTSPERVEEIQRSIGVGRAQVRRYSNRAQAEAAMNKISR; this is translated from the coding sequence GTGGCGAACGCACAACGCTTCAATCCGCTTGGCGGTGTGGACCGGTTCATTCGCGAGAGCCAAGAGCACGCCGAGGAAATGCGTCAACGTATGGAGCAAATGAGAGGTTCCCTACGTCCGCCGAGCGGGGTTCCTGGATTTCCAAGTGGCGCATCACGTCCAGGGGTTCCAGGAGGTTCGTTTCCGGGGTTGAGCGGCGACCCGTCGTTATCAGCTCAGGATCAGGGGCCTGCGTTCCCTCTCGGTTCGATCAAGTATCCCAACGGAACCAATGTGCTAGTACGCAATGAGGCGGGTGAGTCCGTGACCGCGCGGCAGCATGTGACCATCGGCAACACCGAACTGGTGATCATGCCAAGCGGGGAAATCAGGGAATTGTCAAGCGAGGGAACTCGTCCCACGTCCGAATCCTTCACGCCCTGGTCGATGGACGAAGTCGAAAGAGACTTGTTGAAGAATCCGAAGCTAAAGGGGTTCAAAACCAAACGGAGCCGTCGCTTCCTATACGTCTACAACACCAGCGAGTTGTTCATTGACTCGACTCGTACGATTCTGGAATCGATGTATCCAGCCGTTCGGAAGTACTTCCGGCGTTCTGGAATTGACACGCATGAACCGGAGTTCCCATTGGTGATCATTGCGTTTGCCACCGATGATCAGTTCCAAGAGTATCGCCGGATGCCGCAAGGTGTGGTCGCCTATTACGACAGCCTTGCGAATTCGGTCATGCTCTACGAGGAATCTGATTTGTCGCTCCACGCCCCCGAGATCGCAGTCAAAAATGCGATCTCCACCATTGCCCACGAGGGGGCACACCAGATCTTGCACAACATCGGGGTGCAGCAACGTTTGTCGCGATGGCCGATGTGGCTAAGCGAAGGGCTCGCGGAGTTCTATGCCCCAACCAGCCTGCAGCGAGGCGTACGCTGGAGCGGCATGGGCAGCACGAACCAATTGCGAATGATGGAGATTGATCGTGACTGGAACGGTGGTAAGGCTCTCGGGGCAGGCCGCGTTCTGAAACGCGTTGTCGCAGCCGACCAGCTTGACTCTTTGGACTACGCATACTCTTGGTCGCTCATCCACCTGCTTTCCAAACGGCATCAGAAGGAACTGTTCGCCTGTGTCCGCCAATGCAGTGAGTTACGCCCCTTCGACGGATTGGATTCGGAGCCGGGCAAGCTCCCATCGTCGTCTGAGGTTTTTGAAAAGCACTTCGGTGATGAGTATCACGAGATCGAAAAAGAGCTGCGGCGTCATTTGACCAGCCTGGACTATGTCGACCCCGTCAAATCACAAACTCATTACCTCGTTGTCGCTGGCGGCCAAGTCATCCTAACGACGTCGCCAGAACGAGTCGAAGAGATCCAGCGATCAATCGGTGTGGGACGCGCTCAAGTTCGCAGGTATTCCAATCGGGCTCAGGCCGAAGCAGCTATGAACAAAATCAGTCGTTAG
- a CDS encoding metallophosphoesterase yields MTGSGSARIAELVGDKPGGSTKLAFVSDLHLFNSRCDYERHEVAIRYAIEQSDVCVWGGDLFDFHWSCAGDARVSQKLAIAWLDNWRVQFPDKTFVYLMGNHDAQPSFQSALEAWAAAESRGPVAKNPVPSQTGLVTETPPPAQVLSASKGAIHVGLDAIRIGDCVLTHGDVIEPFKGRFSRPVTLASYRERWQHERMGNTRPPMVRNQLYDAAVTARLHLVAAGVAHRHHSVCMRLLRWVEEQPSWFGADVQRVVFGHTHRRLEGAQIAGAQFYNGGATVRHVRFSPVSLVV; encoded by the coding sequence ATGACTGGCTCCGGTTCAGCGAGAATCGCGGAACTCGTCGGCGACAAGCCAGGCGGTTCGACGAAATTGGCCTTCGTCTCGGACCTGCATCTTTTCAATTCACGCTGCGACTACGAACGCCACGAAGTTGCGATTCGGTATGCAATCGAGCAATCCGATGTGTGCGTGTGGGGTGGAGATCTGTTTGACTTCCACTGGTCTTGTGCTGGCGATGCTCGCGTATCACAAAAACTTGCCATCGCCTGGCTTGATAACTGGCGTGTACAGTTTCCGGACAAGACGTTTGTCTATCTGATGGGCAATCACGACGCTCAGCCCTCGTTCCAAAGTGCGTTGGAAGCTTGGGCCGCGGCGGAATCCAGGGGACCTGTTGCGAAAAATCCGGTACCGAGTCAGACCGGCCTGGTTACAGAAACGCCGCCGCCGGCTCAGGTTTTGTCAGCTTCCAAAGGTGCGATTCATGTCGGATTGGATGCCATTCGAATCGGTGACTGTGTATTAACGCATGGAGATGTGATTGAGCCTTTCAAAGGGCGGTTCAGTCGTCCGGTTACGCTGGCAAGCTATCGCGAACGCTGGCAGCACGAGCGAATGGGCAACACCCGACCTCCGATGGTTCGAAACCAACTTTACGATGCGGCCGTGACCGCAAGGCTGCACCTTGTCGCCGCGGGCGTCGCTCACCGACATCACAGCGTGTGCATGCGATTACTGCGTTGGGTGGAAGAACAGCCCAGTTGGTTTGGTGCCGATGTGCAGCGAGTCGTCTTCGGTCACACCCATCGCCGCTTGGAAGGGGCACAGATTGCCGGGGCGCAGTTCTACAACGGTGGCGCGACCGTCCGGCACGTGCGTTTTTCGCCTGTTTCGCTAGTCGTTTAG
- a CDS encoding ATP synthase F0 subunit B — translation MKRLLALCLSSCLCLPFVATAGVAVSMAVSPTVVLAQAEVLDGDSEVTEEVVLTDSGLDDVHHEADGHDTHSNHEKTPLLSFDFGAAFWNLLIFVSVLLVLSIFVWPNVLGGLQAREDRIREDLESAEKANTEAQAILAGYQGKLDEASTQVQKMLAEARADAEASGQKIVDQAKEEASAQRERAVADIENAKKVAMAEMASRTSDMAMQVARSVVGRELSADDHAELIRQAMERLPSQN, via the coding sequence ATGAAACGTTTGCTCGCTCTGTGTTTGTCCTCCTGCCTGTGTTTGCCTTTCGTGGCAACTGCGGGTGTGGCCGTCTCGATGGCTGTTTCGCCGACTGTTGTTTTGGCGCAAGCCGAAGTGCTCGACGGTGATTCGGAAGTGACTGAAGAAGTCGTGCTTACCGACAGTGGATTGGACGATGTCCATCACGAAGCTGACGGTCATGACACGCACAGTAACCACGAGAAGACTCCTCTTCTTTCGTTTGACTTTGGTGCCGCATTTTGGAACCTGTTGATCTTCGTCAGCGTTTTGCTGGTTTTGTCGATCTTCGTATGGCCCAATGTGTTGGGTGGCTTGCAAGCTCGCGAAGATCGAATTCGCGAAGACCTGGAATCTGCTGAGAAAGCGAACACTGAAGCCCAAGCAATTTTGGCTGGGTATCAGGGCAAGCTCGACGAAGCTTCCACACAAGTACAAAAGATGCTGGCCGAAGCTCGGGCTGATGCCGAAGCAAGCGGTCAAAAGATTGTCGACCAGGCGAAAGAAGAAGCCTCTGCCCAGCGTGAGCGAGCGGTTGCGGATATCGAAAATGCCAAGAAGGTCGCGATGGCCGAAATGGCCAGTCGGACTTCCGACATGGCAATGCAGGTCGCTCGAAGTGTTGTCGGCCGCGAACTTTCCGCGGACGACCATGCTGAACTCATCAGACAAGCGATGGAACGGTTGCCTAGTCAAAACTAG
- the atpD gene encoding F0F1 ATP synthase subunit beta, with the protein MSTATHYATGRVSQVIGSTFDAEFPEGQLPKIYNALRISSQHKGVTINLVGEVQQHLGGGRIRAIALGSTEGMMRGMDVVDTGSPVTVPVGQQTLGRVFNVLGEPIDKRGDVQADDYWPIHRQAPPLNELSTNTELFETGIKVVDLLTPFVRGGKAGLFGGAGLGKTVILTELIARIASSHGGYSVFAGVGERTREGTDLWLEMQDTEIGSTGRKVIEQTCMVFGQMNEPPGSRLRVALSALTMAEYFRDTTGADTLLFVDNIFRFSQAGSEVSALLGRMPSAVGYQPTLATEMGALQERITSTKQGAITSVQAVYVPADDPTDPAPATAFGQLDAFIYLERSISEKGIYPAIDPLASNSRILDPQYVGDRHYTIARRVQTILQRYRELQDIIAILGVDELNEEDKTIVHRARRIERFLSQPFLVAEVFIGKPGEITSLEDTIRSFEGICDGKYDHLPEQAFMYVGAIEQAEAQAKKMESKS; encoded by the coding sequence ATGTCCACTGCTACTCACTATGCCACCGGCCGCGTTTCGCAAGTCATCGGTTCGACCTTCGACGCCGAGTTCCCCGAAGGCCAGTTGCCGAAGATCTACAACGCACTTCGCATCTCGAGCCAACACAAGGGTGTGACGATCAACTTGGTCGGTGAAGTTCAGCAACACCTTGGTGGCGGACGCATCCGAGCGATCGCTCTGGGTAGTACTGAAGGCATGATGCGAGGCATGGATGTCGTCGACACCGGCAGCCCAGTGACGGTTCCCGTGGGTCAACAAACTCTGGGCCGCGTTTTTAACGTTCTCGGTGAGCCCATCGACAAGCGAGGCGATGTTCAAGCCGACGACTACTGGCCCATTCACCGTCAAGCTCCCCCGCTCAACGAACTGTCAACCAACACCGAACTTTTCGAAACCGGTATCAAGGTTGTCGACCTTCTGACCCCGTTTGTGCGTGGTGGTAAGGCCGGTTTGTTCGGTGGTGCTGGTCTGGGCAAGACCGTGATTCTGACCGAGCTGATCGCTCGTATCGCATCGAGCCACGGTGGTTATTCCGTGTTCGCCGGTGTGGGTGAGCGAACCCGTGAAGGAACCGACCTTTGGTTGGAAATGCAAGACACCGAGATCGGTTCGACCGGCCGTAAGGTCATCGAGCAAACCTGCATGGTGTTCGGCCAAATGAACGAGCCACCAGGATCCCGTCTTCGTGTTGCTCTTTCAGCACTGACCATGGCGGAATACTTCCGTGATACCACGGGGGCGGATACCCTGTTGTTCGTCGACAACATTTTCCGCTTCTCGCAAGCCGGTTCGGAAGTGTCCGCTCTGCTCGGACGGATGCCGTCGGCTGTGGGTTACCAGCCAACGCTCGCTACCGAAATGGGAGCGTTGCAAGAACGAATCACCTCGACCAAGCAAGGTGCGATTACCTCGGTGCAAGCCGTTTACGTGCCTGCCGACGATCCGACTGACCCTGCACCGGCAACGGCTTTCGGTCAGCTCGACGCGTTTATCTATCTTGAGCGTTCGATTTCCGAAAAGGGAATCTATCCCGCGATTGATCCACTCGCTTCGAACTCACGGATTCTCGACCCGCAATACGTTGGCGACCGTCACTACACGATTGCTCGTCGGGTTCAAACAATCTTGCAGCGTTACCGCGAACTGCAAGACATTATCGCCATTCTTGGTGTTGATGAGTTGAACGAAGAGGACAAGACCATCGTTCACCGCGCCCGTCGTATCGAACGATTCCTGTCGCAGCCGTTCCTCGTGGCGGAAGTCTTTATCGGCAAGCCCGGTGAAATCACTTCGCTCGAAGACACGATTCGTAGTTTCGAAGGTATTTGTGACGGCAAGTATGATCACCTGCCCGAGCAAGCGTTCATGTACGTTGGTGCGATCGAGCAAGCTGAAGCACAAGCCAAGAAGATGGAGTCGAAGTCCTAA